ATCACTTACATAAAGTACTTGACGGAGAAGTAGGACAAAAACTACTTAATATGGTTAACAAAAAAGGATACGTAGCCCTTGCATATTGGGATAACGGGTTTAAACAATTAACAGATTCAAAAAGACCTCTTATAAAACCTGAAGATGCAAAAGGTCTTAAATTCAGAGTTATGAGCTCAAAAGTATTAATCGAGCAGTTCAAAGCGCTTGGTGCTATCCCTGTAGTTTTACCTTTTAGTGAAGTTTATTCTGCACTTCAGCAGGGAGTTGTTGACGGACAGGAAAACACTATTTCAAATATTTACACTAAAAAATTCTATGAAGTGCAAAAATATATGACAATTTCTAATCACGGATATCTTGGTTACATGGTAGTTGTAAGTAAAAAATTCTGGAACAAACTTCCGGCAGATATGAAAAAAGTTGTAAAACAGGCAATGAAAGAAGCTACTGAAAAAGAAAGAGTATGGGCAAAAGAACTAAACGACTCTCAATTCGCAAAAATCAAAGCATATGCTGATAAAACAGGAAAACTTCAAATCATAAAACTAACTAAAGAGCAAAGACAGGCTTGGGTTAAAAAATTAAGAAGCATTTATCCTAAATTCTACGGTATGATTGGAAAAGATCTTATTGAAAAAGCTATCAAAGCCGGTGAATGAAAATTTTAGATATTCTTGATAAAATTATCGGACTGCTAAATGAATTTATAGCCTCCTTCGGCATAGCCGCAGGAGTGCTTTTGGCTTTTATAAACGTTGTAGCAAGATTTGTATTTCATGAAGGTATAGACTGGGCATTTGAACTTACAAATTATTTATTTATATGGTCAGCATTTTTCGGTGCAAGTTACTGCTTTAGAAAAGAATGTCATATAAGAGTTACGATACTTTTAGACATATTACCTGCAAAATTAGCAAAATTTTCTTCACTTTTGGCACACTTAATTACTTTGGCTTATTTACTCGCAGTTGCATATTACGGTTACCTGTTTATATTTGATCCGGATTTCGGGCTTAAAGCCAGCGGAGAAGTTAGTGTGGATTTAAATATTCCTATGTGGATTCCTTATATTGTAATTCCTATAGCTTTTGTAACCGCTGCATATAGAATTACTCAAAAAACAATTGAACTAATCAAAACTCCGGCAGAAGAAGTGGTAACAAAAACGGAACACGAAATGATTATTGAGGAGATGGAGTTACAAATGAGAGAGGTTAAAAAATGATAGTTGGTGTATTATTCGGAATATTTTTTCTGCTTCTTTTTTTAAGTGTTCCCGTCGGAGTTGCATTAGGTGC
This genomic interval from Nautilia profundicola AmH contains the following:
- a CDS encoding TRAP transporter substrate-binding protein yields the protein MKVFKGLLSIAVAASMSFAADYVIKFSHVVSPNTPKGKAADYFAKRVAELSHGKIKVEVYPNAQLCGDKVVLRKMKFNAVQMAAPSFSKFTGLVPQLALFDLPFLFNDDNHLHKVLDGEVGQKLLNMVNKKGYVALAYWDNGFKQLTDSKRPLIKPEDAKGLKFRVMSSKVLIEQFKALGAIPVVLPFSEVYSALQQGVVDGQENTISNIYTKKFYEVQKYMTISNHGYLGYMVVVSKKFWNKLPADMKKVVKQAMKEATEKERVWAKELNDSQFAKIKAYADKTGKLQIIKLTKEQRQAWVKKLRSIYPKFYGMIGKDLIEKAIKAGE
- a CDS encoding TRAP transporter small permease, giving the protein MKILDILDKIIGLLNEFIASFGIAAGVLLAFINVVARFVFHEGIDWAFELTNYLFIWSAFFGASYCFRKECHIRVTILLDILPAKLAKFSSLLAHLITLAYLLAVAYYGYLFIFDPDFGLKASGEVSVDLNIPMWIPYIVIPIAFVTAAYRITQKTIELIKTPAEEVVTKTEHEMIIEEMELQMREVKK